The Sesamum indicum cultivar Zhongzhi No. 13 linkage group LG6, S_indicum_v1.0, whole genome shotgun sequence genomic interval NGCCTCTAAAGAATTTCCATTGCTGGCCTCAACATCAAGATTATCTAACTTTGGTTTCCATTCTTCAGCAATAGATTTTGCTCTTTCCTTAGCATTTTCTGAAATAATACCAGAAAGGGAGTCCATATCCAAGTTTACAAATAAACTGGTAAGGCACTCCATCAGCATGATACATGTTCGGCGAAGGCCCAAGAGATTTGAATCCTTTCTAGCATCAGAATTTGGCATGTCCATGCCATAGAAACCCTTCAAAGAGTCCAGAACCAGAGAGGCAGGGTCAGTAGCAGCCTTGAGGGCAGCCGGAATTTCCTCCCTTAAAGTAGCCAGATCCTTGCGGTTGTCTGATATAAATTTGTGCAGGCCTTCTGAATTCATCTCTTGGCACAGTTTCAATAGCTCAGGATAAGACTTCACTGGCACAGTCATACTTTTGACAGGCTTTTCCGTACCATCCATATTACTATCAGCAACCATGCCATCAGGTATCTTTTCCACTAGAACTGGTGCTTCAACTTTGTTTTCACTATTGGTGATACTTGAATCCACAGAAAATGGCTTCTCATGCTTCTGCATAGCAGACAAAATAACTGAGACAGCAGCATCTCGCTTCTCCTGAAGCCTCTGAAGGGAAGTGTGTTCCTTAGCCATGACAGCTGCTTTACGATTCTCTAACATCTCTTTGGATTCAGTTACTTTGGTTTCAAACtccttttcttgttcttctagTTCAGTGAAACGCCTCTTCAAAGACTTCTGAAGTCCATGAAAATGCTCCTCAAGCTGCTTCCATTTCAAATTGAGAGTGACAGCTCGGTGACTTTCCAGTTCAGCAAATGCTTTCTGAAGCTGTTGTATCTTAGAGGCTGTGGAGTCCATTAGAGTGGTGCGGGACAAGTTGTCTTCCATGACATAGAAATGCTGGACAAAACATAAGCTAATTATCAGTTCATAATGTCAACTGAAGAACGAGATAAGTTGGAGAACTAATCAGAATTTCCAGTACAAAAACAACAGAGCCATACTTGGAACAATCAAATCATATGTACTCCTCAAGTTTGGCttcatataaatatctttCTATTGGAATGAGTGTGCACACAGGAAAATATAAGATCTTGAATGGGTACCCGTTTCTCATGCAACCAAATCAAGAGACCTTTTGTTTTCCGTACTATTCCTCTTATTATGCTTTCTGACCAAGATCATCTGCTCTATAGCATCTTGACCAACAAGACCAAAATGTTAAAATCAGTTTAAGTTTACTTCTGAAATATCCAACTTAAGCCAAAAAGCTTTCTGACCAAGATCATCTGCTCTATAGTATCTTGACCAACAAGACCAAAATGTTAAACTTAGTTTAAGTTTACTTCTGAAATATCCAACTTAAGccaaaaacaaactttcaatACAACAATCCATTAACATTTTGACCTGAGCCAAATGGCAAATAGCCTACCATATATTACTTCAGAAGTATTAACCTCCGCAAGTGCACTACCCTCAGGACCCAGCAACCACAAATGAACAGTTGGAGCACAAAGTGGAACACTAAGGCAACTTAATCTCtgaaacatatattaaaatataagcaGAGTAACATCTTAACTCATTTATTCTTGTACTAATCTAATAGCTTAGAGCCCAAAGCTTTTAACTTACCAAGTACAATACTTACTAGCAGAGcagcaaaattgaaaatatgacAGTTGAAATATCAATACAATGCAATGAAAAACTTTCATCCATTTATACAAGGTAGCAACTCTCACACTCAGGTTGCAAACTATTCTGGAGTTCTATTGCTATTTTGTATGAAGCATACAATTATCAGTTCCTATTTGTTCACCCTCAAAACCTATGATCACAAAAGAGCAAAAAGACTGAAGATGAAACTAGAAAGATAATACATTCTACTttgcaaaacaaaataaacatttatCCTCGACATTCCTAATTCTTTTGTGCatttacttttcaaaattctacTCTACAAATGGCTCGTTATGCATGACTGCTATGACCAGATTACTTCTTACGGTAAAATCCAACAGGAAAATGCcaggaaaaataatatcatctTAACAGTATAATGATTTCAACAGTCCGATGTGCAATATTAATCAACATATCTGTGAAAATGCAATGAAGttaacaagagaaaaaatataacgtCATTTAAGAACAAATTAAAGCAAGAATGAGAACGAGAATTCAGgcaaaaattagaatttgtgcaaaagattaaaaaaatatccatcaCCAGAGTAGAAAAAGTGTGCATACCTTGTAGAAGAGCAAGCTGAAAAAGGAATGTGATACTTGAAACAGTAGACACACTGCAAAAGTAACCATCAGACAAACAAATGCTTCAGCTGAAATTGATCAAACAGATTCAAATGCAGCTCAAGCAATAATTTGAACATaaattgacatatatatattttcatttccaaCTCAAGTCAGAGTATCTTAGCTTAACTTCAGTTTTACTATAGTACAGGATaaacaagaaaggaaaagcAGCAGCTCCCCTTCCCTTTTTCTCacttctgttttctttttttctttattcatcaGTACAGTGATGGATTATTGGTTACTGTCTTTCCTGctttgacaaataaaatggTGATATTGATAAGGTCTTGACAAACGATAGCAATGTTACTTATTACCAAGCAATGAAAAAACCAGTTCAATTGCTAAGCAGTTGAGGTAACATAACAACGCAAAAATCAATCATCAAACGCATACCAAGTAAAATGTTCTACAAAGAACTTGTcgacaacaaaattaaaataaggaATAACATACCaaccaaaatttgaatataagaGTGAAACTCAAAGGTAAAATATTCATGGAAGAATTTGACAAGTCAATATAAAAGAGgaaactgaaattgaaaacaatCCCAGCTATAAATTCACCCAAATGCACGTCAAACCCAGCTGCTGATACTTAGATCAGCAAACACACGCTGCAAAAAGACAAATTCGCCACAATCATAAAAGACAAACACGACGAAAAGTATTAAATGCAGCTGAAATTAGCAGtagaacaactaaatttccAAAATCATACAGCATTCACTACCAACGAGAACTCAAATAGATAACAGAAATCAGATACAAAAACGAGAGTTGATCTGCAAGTGTAGTGACAgagaaagcaaagaaaaagCAGTAAAAAACACAGAGCTGAAACTCACCGATCGTCGGCGGCGGCGGAAGGCGAATGAAGTGCCGCGATTTACGACGGAGAAATAAGAATTTCAGGCCATCTGTAGGTAGGAGCGAGGAATTATTGCGCGGATAGAGAACccctagagagagagagagaatgttTTTGGGGAAGAGGAAAGTGTGCGCAGGGAATGAGGGGTAGTATTTATGACAGGGAGAGAGTCTCCGACAGCTACACGCACAAAAGCACGCACTCGCACACTGACACCACATGCACTCTCCCTATGACCTTTGCTTTTTTCTTCCGCCACTCCCTAAATTGCTATTGCCAATCCTCTGTTACTTCTCGCTTAAATAATTTTCGTTCATCATGTTTGGTTATTTTCTCCGTGGATAGGAAATAGGGCACATTAATTgggcttatttatttaataaaaaaaacaaaaaaacataattttaaatttattaataatttttatgtttttcaacattttcttaaaaagcCGAGATGTCATACAcaactttcctttttttaaatttaaaatttatatttattaatcgttataattattagttagtAATTAtagattcaaatattttactcattctaatcaataataaattttaaaatgtattgattgaaaaaatgaaatcaagaGTTACAAATATTATGCATATGTTAATGACCGTCCGTCCCATAATTGCGCTAGTGGTGTTAGTGTTGAGGTACTTTTGTTTCCTCATTCACATTCTGTGTTGATTCATTTTGTTGAGTATCATCATCACTGGCATATATACAACCGACTTGATGATGTTGTAAAA includes:
- the LOC105163790 gene encoding LOW QUALITY PROTEIN: FRIGIDA-like protein 3 (The sequence of the model RefSeq protein was modified relative to this genomic sequence to represent the inferred CDS: inserted 1 base in 1 codon); this encodes MWCQCASACFCACSCRRLSPCHKYYPSFPAHTFLFPKNILSLSLGVLYPRNNSSLLPTDGLKFLFLRRKSRHFIRLPPPPTIVCLLFQVSHSFFSLLFYKHFYVMEDNLSRTTLMDSTASKIQQLQKAFAELESHRAVTLNLKWKQLEEHFHGLQKSLKRRFTELEEQEKEFETKVTESKEMLENRKAAVMAKEHTSLQRLQEKRDAAVSVILSAMQKHEKPFSVDSSITNSENKVEAPVLVEKIPDGMVADSNMDGTEKPVKSMTVPVKSYPELLKLCQEMNSEGLHKFISDNRKDLATLREEIPAALKAATDPASLVLDSLKGFYGMDMPNSDARKDSNLLGLRRTCIMLMECLTSLFVNLDMDSLSGIISENAKERAKSIAEEWKPKLDNLDVEASNGNSLEAXXXXINSDFDQESLIKLIPMVSRRRQTAELCRHLGLLEKMPGVIDVLIKNGRLIDAVNLTFAFELTDQFSPISLLKTYLSEAKKVSSAPRPGNMSAATQSDVNEKELAALKSVIKCIEDHKLEEQFPLEHLQKQVLEIEKAKADKKRATEVAKPQSKRPRANGVGHAPRVANAATDKNLNFHGRMTDRYPQYIYERPYAYPGPTDHHLPSFMGAAPYNFSPSHGNFFGNAYPYQTAYLH